CCGTGAACCAGCACCTCAGAGCGCTCCGGGACGCAGGACTCGTGACGTCAACCCGCTACGGCCGCAGCGTGCTCTACTTCAGGAGTGAACTGGGCGCAGCGTTGCTGCTGGGGTGACTTCACAGGCGGGACGACGGCGGCAGGCGAGTGTCGTCGTCGTACGTTTTAGTCTTTGCGGAGGCTGTAGGTGCTGATCACGTTGCCCTTGCTGGTGGCGTACTGGTCCTCCAACACGAGCCGGTGCAACGGGTCGCCGTCCTCAAAGAGCCGCCGCCCGCTGCCGGCCACCACGGGATGCGTCATGAGGGTCAGTTCGTCCAGGATGCCCGCGAAAAACAGCTGGCGGACCAGGGAGATGCTGCCGCAGACAGCAATCTCGCCGCCGTCCCGCGACTTGAGGTCGGTGACGAACTTCTCCACCGCGCCCTCGATCAGGTGCGAGTTCTCCCACTCAAGAGGCTCTGTGAGGGTGCGCGATGCGACGAACTTTTCCACGGGATTGATGAAGGCAGCAAAGTCCTCATCCCGAGGTGCGGTGGGCCAATATCCGGCCCACTCCTGGTAGCTGACCCGCCCCAGGACCACGGTGTCCACCGTGGTGATCATCTTGGTCAGTCCTCTGCCGAGTTCGTCGTCGAAGCTGTCGAACTGGAACTTGAATGGGTCCTGAACCACGCCATCAACGGAGTGGAACAGGCCGGCGGTGACTTTGCGCATGTGGATCTCCTGTTGGGCGGCGGGTGTTTGGAGTGTTGGTGTTAGGCGGCGCGGCTGGTGGTTTGGGGGCCGCGGAACGGAAGGGCGGTCACACCGGCCGGGGTCACTGCCTGGACTGGAGAGGGAAACCCTTGTCCGGTGAGAATTTTTTGAATCTCGTCCACCGTTGTCACGTCTCTTCCTGTCATTTCCGTGGCTCGAGGACTCCGTCGTTTAGCGTCCGACAGGAGGAACATCCCTGTCTTCATTGCTGGCGCGGGCTTCGGCCAGGGTGAAGGTTTTGTTGTCGGGGTGGTGATGCCGGAAGTCCAGAAGTATCCCGCGCCCGTTGGGGACGTAGAAGTCTTCGTTGAAGGGATCAAGGCCCAAGTGGCGACAATAGCTGACGAGCATGTCGTGAGTGAAACGGTCGGTGGTCCGTTTCGCTTCATAAGCCGTGGTGTCCTCGAAGTCGAAGATGTGACCGCCCTTATCGAACATCCACTTGCCATCGTTGACCAACTCGACATAGGAGCCGAAGTCCCCGGCCCCCGTCACCCTGAACTTACGAGCTCCGTACCTTCCGCGATGCTGCGGATAGCTTTTCCGATCCAAAGAGTGGGGGATTTCCACGACGATCACGGATCGGATGCCCCGATTTTTCGCGTACTCGAAGTAGAGCAGCGAGCTGAGGTCCGAACCGGACGCAGAATCGCTCACAGCTGCTGTCCAGTCCGGACTCTTGGTCTCCAGGAACAGGTGTTTCCCCCTCCGCCCAGCGGCAGCAACCTGGAGAATTGCTCCTCCAGAGTGCCTGTAGCCTCGGTATACAGGGCATCATTCTTGTTCTCAACCTCCGCTTCATTCAGTTCATGCCAGACACGGGCCGATTCCTCCAACGGAGCGTTAATAAACGACAGCCTGTTCGTCACCGGCGCCCACTTGCTGCCAAGCAACAACTGGGAGGCAAGCTGATCCGCCTGCATCAAATGCTTCTGCATGAATCGAGTCCTCGCTCCTGTGAGTTAGCCTCTATCGTTGCACCCGTTGATTCATCGGTGTGCCCTTTGTCAAAATTTTGAGTTGATCCTTGGTCAAGGAAGGGTCATTGGCCAAGATCCTAAGGAAGTGTGGGACGCCCCTGATACTGACGTCTGCATGTTCTGGCTTGCTTGTCAGGGGACGGTCAAACTCAAAGACAAAGTGCTTATCGGGAACGCTCTTGAGGTCGAACTGCAGGTCGGGTCGGTTGTTGCCCAAGACCTGCGAATTTCCGTGGTTGACCTGCTTCTGGTTGATTTTGACGTTAACAAGATCGTCGCCGTATTGCCGAAGAATCGCTTCCATGGCTTCGGTCTGCTTCTTATCCCTGCCTATTTTCGGTCGCTTGTTGGGTGCAAGAGTGAAGTAACCGTCGCCGTTCGGAGCCTGACGCAACTCGGCCTGCGCGCGGGCGAGCTGGAGTTGAGTCTCGCGAAGAAGTTCTAGCGACGTCTCTTGAATTTCTCGCGACGCATCCGTCGCCGCCTCTGCCTTCTCTGCCGCACGGCGGGGCAGGAGAAATTCGATAAGAAGCGTTGCTGCGGTGCCGAGCAAGACGCCTGACAGCACCAGTAGGAATTGCGCCATGGATCGCATCTCGGGAACGGTCCAGCGGACGACGAAGCCGTAAGCGATTGCGGGGAGGCGAGCTATCCGCTGATCCAGGTTGTCAGCCACCCACGGACCCTTGGGACGAAGGGAGAATTGCACGACCGCGACCCTTCCGATGTCGTTTAGGAGGGCAGAGATCGTTTGCTGGTCAGGGGTCTGCGATGCCTTTCTGCGTCGAGTGGAGACCTCGTGGGGGCACAGGCCAGACCCTCCCTCCTTCCGGAGGAGGGCAGGTGACGGGGTGGTGGGAGGAAGCGCATACTTGACGGCTCCCCGAGATCCGCGCAGAATTTGCGTCCATGGGCGACTCGCACGAGGAAATGCTTCGTCACTACGAGCCGGGCGGACTTCTGCCGCGAATCGTGGCGGGGTTGCAAGCTCTCGGCAAGGACCTGGACTCGGTCACGCACGAAGATCTCGCGCCGGCCGACGAGTTTCACTCCGCGGGACGTTCGGCTACGCGCGCATTGGTGGAGCTTGAAAAGATTCCGCCAGGATCGCGAGTGCTCGACGTGGGCAGCGGGTTGGGCGGCCCGGCGCGTTACCTCGCCGCAACTTTGGGTTGCGACGTGACAGGCATCGATCTCTCGCCTGAATTCTGCGGGGTGGCCAACGCCCTTTCTCGGATGACGCGGTTGTCCGATCGCACCCGCTTTCAGGCGGGTGATGCCCTGGAGCTTCCGTTCGCCGCGTCCAGCTTCGACGTGGTGTGGACGATACAAATGCAGATGAACATCCGGGACAAGCGCCGCCTGTATTCCGGAATCGCCCGGGTACTCAGGCCGGGCGGGCTGTTCGTCTGCCAGGAAATCTGCGCGGGGAACGGCGAGCCGATCGAGCTTCCGGTCCCATGGGCGAGCCGCCCCAACCAGAGCCATCTGACCGATGCGGAATCCCTCCGCGGGTTGATCCGAGGTGCAGGTCTCCTGGAACGCACCTGGCGCGACATTACCGCCGACATCGTGGCGGCGCGCAAGGCACAGCAGGCGAAGGCGCAAGCGTCGGGTGCGAGCGGCTCCAGCGCCCCTCCTCCGCTTGGAATGCATCTCGTGCTGGGAGAACAGGCAGCCGTCAAGACGAGTAACTCCGGGCGCAACACCGACGCCGGGCGCACGGTGTTCATCCAGGGCGTATTCGACAAGCCTGTCTAGTGGTCCGATCCGCTGATCCCGCTGGAAAACTCTGTCGAAAGCACGGGCGCGGCGAATCTCCATTGATCGTCCGGTCAAAGGGCACATTAGGTCACGACGACCGAAATTCGCCCGCTGAGGGATCGGTGGATTCTGGCGGTCATCGCAACAGGATGTCTCCGATGACTTCGATCGGTGGGACGCCTGGAATTACCGTGATTCGTCGGCTCGCGCAGCTGAGTCCGGCACCATCGTGGGCTATCGCGTTCACGCCTCTGATGGCGACATCGGCAAGGTCGACGAGGCCAGCAACGCGTTCGAT
Above is a genomic segment from Arthrobacter sp. YN containing:
- a CDS encoding dihydrofolate reductase family protein, whose product is MRKVTAGLFHSVDGVVQDPFKFQFDSFDDELGRGLTKMITTVDTVVLGRVSYQEWAGYWPTAPRDEDFAAFINPVEKFVASRTLTEPLEWENSHLIEGAVEKFVTDLKSRDGGEIAVCGSISLVRQLFFAGILDELTLMTHPVVAGSGRRLFEDGDPLHRLVLEDQYATSKGNVISTYSLRKD
- a CDS encoding SAM-dependent methyltransferase, with product MGDSHEEMLRHYEPGGLLPRIVAGLQALGKDLDSVTHEDLAPADEFHSAGRSATRALVELEKIPPGSRVLDVGSGLGGPARYLAATLGCDVTGIDLSPEFCGVANALSRMTRLSDRTRFQAGDALELPFAASSFDVVWTIQMQMNIRDKRRLYSGIARVLRPGGLFVCQEICAGNGEPIELPVPWASRPNQSHLTDAESLRGLIRGAGLLERTWRDITADIVAARKAQQAKAQASGASGSSAPPPLGMHLVLGEQAAVKTSNSGRNTDAGRTVFIQGVFDKPV